The Malus sylvestris chromosome 8, drMalSylv7.2, whole genome shotgun sequence genomic interval ACTGCaaagatcgaatataatcaaatgtaacgataaaaaaaaagatctaacagctcaaatttaaatccaacaactaaaataatttgtttttaaaattatttaactcaaaattcatcaaaaaactctctaaatacctttgtatttgttcaaacatccacacaaaagaGGATCGAATGTAATTTCTTGATGGAGGACCTCAACAAATACACTTGAAAGAGGAAGAAGTTCTTACGTGCTAAGCAAAAGGAAATTTTGCGAAGGCATGCCACAAGaagtatatttcaagatgatgattcatctCAAGGCTATATCCCAAGTCCACCACCAAGTCAAAatggtggatatcattattaagtttatgtagtttatgaattttcgattgtattaagtttatgtggtttattattaaattttatatcatgattttcatattcttctatagtgtttcatgagtttcatgtatcgaattagtgatttttcaatgtttatcgaaatttaaatatttttagattaaaatgttcataaaattaatttaccatagtgtacacaatttttttaagttaattttaaaaaaaaaatattagcctaaatttattttttaataacatggggctaaaattttaggttttagggcaaatgttggagatggtcttatgaGTCTAAATTCATCCCCTCTTCTTTAATATAAATAACATCATTTGTTTAAATAACTTCAATAAGACTATAAGAGGTAAAACTTTCGAAATATTCTATACTCTAGGGCATTAAGAAAAATTCTCCTAATTCTATTAATTAGATGATACTAATGACAATAAAGATGAAGTCAGTGGGTATTTAGCTATTACATCATTCCATAATGTCGGTGGGTATTTAGTAATTACATCACTcccttttaaaatatattttcttctttAGATTCATAACTAAAAAATGTCAGCCATGCAAAAAGAAGATATTTTTTAGTGTGCAGAAAACACAATCAAGTATAtcaagtgttataatataattagttgtatatttaaacaaattttaaccttctattatattatgacactTCAGGTACCGTACGTGTTCATGTCACACTGAAAATTAGTCTGCAAAAAGggcaaaaataaacaattgttACTGTTGCACAGACCGCATTCATGCCAAAAATAccaaaatacaataaaattataaaaaataaaaaaacattgagAACGACAGAGTGTACAAATAAgagttttcttttcatttctttttttttttaattagtaattACAAAATAATGGGAAAATTGATCAAAATATTCAAGGATTGAAGAGCAAATTCCCACACTTGCATTTCCAGCTCATTGGCTTATAATTTGTAATGTCATCTCCTCTGGAGTAAGCTACATTCATGGGAGAAGTAGAGGAGCTGCCGCCATGGCTTCTCATTTTATTGCCTTGAGGAGCAACTGGAACCTGAACCGCCACGCAACGCCCGCAAGCGCTGCAAATCCGCTCGCACAGCGGCGGCACTGATCCTATTTGACGTGCGTTGACCGCCACTCCTGCTCTATTTTCGTCTATAACTCTCGCCGGAGCAGCCTCAGTTTGCTTGCCTGAAATTGTTTTACCACCTgaaaaatcaaaacccataaattaattaaaaaaaaaacaaacagaacCCATGTgagcttttctttttctttggaaGAAAGAggtcttttttcttcttttttttcaataaatttaaaaaaaggaGTAGAATTTACTGACCTTCAGCCAGGAATATCAGATGGGCCGAGCTCGAAACCAAGAACAGGAGGATGGAAACGCAAAGAATTCTATTTCTGTGGCAAAAGATGAAATCTTGAGAGATGCCCATTTCTCAGAAGAGGATTGGAAAATGATTATATGAACAAGTTGAAGAAAAACAAGATCAGATTTTTGCAGAGAGTGAAAGTTTCAGAatgtaaataataaaaaccttGATGGGAGGAGACAAGTGGGATGTAATTAAAAGTGGAAAGttcagagagaaagagggagataGGGTGTTTCGGAACAGACATATATACATACGTATGTGTACAGTGTATATGGTGGACGTGGAGGACAGAGGAGGAAAatggaccaggatcctctcctgagcagatggggaggatcctcctgaccaggccCATCAGGCtgttcattttttatccaacggttacaaataggtagctcctctaaaagttataataattataaccgttaaataaaaaatgaacgaTTCGATGGacctggtcaggaggatcctctccatctgctcaggagaggatcctgatcacAAAGCGAGAAGGGAAGGACATCAGCCTCGTTTGATGGGCCACCAAAAAACCAGGTAATTACTAATTAGTACAATTTATGAATTATGATTCTAAAGCAAAACAGAAACATTTATGAGTTTTGCatgcagaaaagaaaaacatggaCAGCTTAGCGAGTAGGGAGCCCACTATGTTCTGTGTTTAATAGATATAGTTCCTGTAGTTTATTGGAGTTTTCATTTTCGTCTCTGTAAGAACTACTTTTCATTTTCGTATTTAAGGTTTCGTGATCTAATATTTTAGTGAATAAGATATTGGGTTTCTCGAAACTCTCTTCTGTCTTAAATTATCCTAATGAATAGTATGTTGAGTTTTCTCATCAGTCCAGCCCAATGCAGAAATGGTGAAGGAATTTAAACCAATTCGGACCTAAAATAGCCGAGTTTGGTATGTCTCTATTCTATTCAGTTTTGGTGTTGCGTGTCCTTTTCAAATTGCACTAATAATCCATGTAGTTTATTAGAGTTTTCATTTTCCTAtctgaaagtttttttttgcattttcgTCCTTATTGTCTCAATTTGTTTTCGCTTCAACTAATGTAATATTTTAATCCATTTTAGTGCACATCTTCTCATGATCACATTTGATCATAGAAAAGATGTAAACGAAATCTAAGCTCCTCATCAGTTTGGTCAGGTTTCGCTCAAAGCAAAACTAGTCCAGGAAACCAAACCAATCAACTTTGGTTAGCCTGGTCTTATTCGGTTTTGGACCTTAACCATTTTAAGGCAAAAATTAAGAATCAAATTGGTCAAGACCGCTTCAATTCAACTTTTAAACCAAAATTAACTTTTGTTCAACACAAGTTTTTAGTTTGGTCTATCGATTCAACAGTCTTAGACCCGCCCCTCCACCCCTTTTGGAAAACTCAACTTTGAATGAACTTGCCTCATTTGTCGAATTTGACTAAGagtgaaaacaaaatgaaattacaaggatgaaaatggaagaaaaaaaactaagaaacaCGAAATCGAAATCCAAGTAACCTATGAGGACTATAACTTTatttagtcttttttttttctttttttttttttaatggattGTGAGAATCTGGGGTGCTCCATCTCAACACGCTAGAGTGCTCtgtttgtttctttatttctcGAAAAGAGTACCATGGACGTTGGATTCCATAGATTTCCCCAGAAAGATACTATTTCTGGGCGTGCATAGAGGAAACTGGATTTTGGGGACACCCAAAAATTGCTTAGACAAGTTTCTTTCCTTCCATCAGATTCTGACAACACTTGTCCTTGATCGAATCTGAGCCGTCGGTTTGGAATTGGATTTGTACCTCGTGCGCAATAGTAACGGGATTAGTTATTCATCAAGTTCCCAAATAACCGTGTATGGAAAAGAAGCCCTGCGTCATCAAATCAGACGGTTGCTTGTTTTTAGCCAAAAATCAAAGGGACAGAGTTGGAGTTGGAAAACTCTGGTCCTGATCGGACCCTTAAAAAGCTGTCATCTTTCAAGACAATCAATCAATGCTTTTCCAAGTTTTCACCACATCTTTGCTACGACATTGCTCAGCTCACATCATGCATCGCATGGAATCAACTCATACGAAGCTCCATcccaaaaccaattttcgtcaaCGGTTTAGGATTACAAAGTAGGCTAGAAAATAAAAGGCGAAGGTTGATTTTAAGAAATTCAACAGTTATAATTGTTTAAATGTCTACTATTTGATAGGCAGGATTACTGAAAACAAATCATTCTAAAAATATGAGTAAAAAATGAGTTTACATTAGAGTTTGTACGTGCtctgatttgatttgatttattttacTTTAAGTTAATGAACAAACCAAACAACTGTTAAGTGATATGTTTTGGTTCGTTTAGGAAAATTCAGGCTATGTTCGATTCAAGTGGTTTAGAGGGTTGAGCTCAATAATCCTCTATTGTTTTTTTAAGTGATTTAGCCTAAATACAATACAGGACTATAGGAAATCCTTTTTGCACACTAATTTTTTCACCTCAAACACATttctcactttgttctttttctaACTATTGAAATGAAAGGAGAATCAACGGTTAAAACTAAAAGGAGTGGGTAGAAAATGAAAAAGTACTTGCAGAAATTTCTTCCCTTACAACTCATCGATTTAACTGTGCATGGTATTgtttttcaaagcataacttGCATGCGCGCGCTTCACGTTCGGTTTCACAACCCTTTCATATATGTGTCAAATTAATAAGATTCTCGATCCGTTCATTATATACATGACTAAAAATCTTAACGTAATCAAGAATCTTACTAACTCGACACAGTAAACACataatgtgtacaaataaaaaGGACTCTTATAATGTATATCTGAAACAATGAAAGAATACACTGAATAGtagtttgccaaaaaaaaaaaatacactgaATAGTAACAAACTTTTAGTCACAGGTGAAGAAGTCTGAAGGAAATTGTGGCAAAAGTGCTAAACAAACTGTAACGCCATGAAAACTGGCAGGTTCCAAAATCCAACAGTGATGACGATGAGCTCATTCTATATATGTCTTTTTCCGTTCTTTGTCTGCACAAGAACTATTACTAATCACCTTCTCATATATATGGCCTTTTAAGGAAACGGAtcttcatttttcaaaaaaaaataagaacaccttcttgaccgttagatttggctttaatgaaattttgtggTTCAGATTAAATCACAAGccacataatttcattaaagctAAATCTAACGATCAAGAGggtgtctttatttatttatttttttttttaaatggagatCTCTTCCCTTAAGATagcttcctatatatatatatatgatgcagCCTAGTTAGTTCTAGttccaaacttcaaacaaaTTTCATATCTCTGAATTGCATCACATCGATCGCATGGATACCATTAATTTGTCCAATGACATTACAAGAAATTTAATCTTATACCTTCTGTTGATCACAGTAGGATTATAAATCACAGCCAGTTGGGAGGGTGTTTAATCTATTGCCAAAGGAGGGGGAAAAAAAACTTTACAAACTATTGTGCTTAATTCTCTTACAACGATTTATTTCAGTGAAAAACACTTCAACGATCaaactataaaaaattatattatttgtCAACTGTTAATTTGGATGTAATGATAGTCAAGTACATTGAGTTCGAAAAAATTCTGTGCTCTCCAAAACGGTGTTTTTTAATTAAGTATTTTGACTATGAAAAAGGAGTtttgaggtttttttttcttttcggttACAATAGTTTTGAGAACGTActatatgataaaaaataaaaaaaatatttaaaaaagaaagaaagaaaaagatattaTTAGTTTAAATTAGTTGTCTTGCGGGCCAATGATTAATCACTTGCTCATTAAGTTTTAaattactttcttgttttagtcTAGGGTTTGCTTTAGGTTTTCACTATTTAAAGGACTCTTTGTATTTGGTTTTATTTATCAATCAATAAAACAATGCTTTACCGTATACTGTTTAACATGGTATCAAGAGCAGGTTCGCTGGACCTGTCTCGGTGCCGTCAGCCTGAGTGATTCGTCAACTCGTGAGTCCACCACTAGCACCAGATCGCCCTGCACCAATGCACCTATATGTACGCTTTCGACTGCAACCTGCCTGCATCGGCTTGAATTTGCACCTGCTTGAATCGCTGCAATCATCGCAGCCAACTGGACCATCGCACACCGCTTCGCCGCCCTGCACCTTTGTATTCTCGAGTTTGTACTTGCAACTTGACATGCAACCTGTCATCCCTCGTGCTCATAAGCCTTGAAACCCTCGCACCCACACCCTTTGAATCTGCATCTTTGCACTTGCATCAGTCTGCACCAGTAAGTCACCTGCTTGCTATCAGGTATCTTTTTCCTTAGTGTTGTCATGGCATCTGCAAAGGATGATTCCCTACAAACCATTGGTGTGAAATTAAATGGAAATAATTATGTGTATTGGGCGTATGTGATGAAGAATTTTTTGATTGGAAAAGGAGTGTGGGGCTATGTTTCTGGAATGGTTTCTATTCCGAATAACCCTAAAGATGAGAAACATGTTGAATTGTTTGTTGCATGGGAGATGAATAATTCAAAGATTATTACTTGGATTAATAATTCTGTTGATTTGACTATTGGAATGCAACTTGCTAAGTTCTCAACGTGTAAGGAAATTTGGGATCACTTAGCAAAGTTGTATACCAAGGCAAATTTTGCTAAGAGGTATCAACTAGAAATGGAGATTCGTGCAATTCAGTAGGGTGATAAGAGTATTCAAGTTTTTTATAATGAAAGGACCAATCTTTGGGATCAACTTGCATTGATTGAACCTAAAGGACTTGGCATCGTCGAGCTTTATTGTCAATATAGAGAAGAACAACGTCTTGTTCAGTTTCTAATGCCTCTTCGGGATGAGTTTGAGACACTCCGTAGCTCCATTCTACATCGAACTCCTCTTCCATCTGTTGATTATGTTCTTAATGAGTTACAAGCCAAAAAAGTAAGTGTGCAGTCGCATAGGCTCTCTTCATCGTTGTCAAACACTTCAGCATTGGCTGCGACAATTGGGCCGAGACCTCGTAATAAAACTGGTGTTGCTATGGATGAGTGTTCTTATTGTAAAGGGAAAGGGCATTGGAAATCCCAATGTCCCAAGTTATCTCAAAAACATGGATTTCCACATAAACCACCACATGTAGCAGCAGTTGTGCCTTCTCTTTTGCATATTGCAAATGATTCAGAATCTGAATCTAGAAAGGATGATTGGGCATGGTAGCTTGAACTTGGATTGAAAGTTTGCACTAGCATTAGTATTTGTCTTGCACTGCCACTGACATTGGAATCTTGCACTGGCATTGGAATCTTGCACTGGTACTGGCACTGGCATTGGAATCTTGCACTGGCACTGGCACTAGAATTTGGGATCTTGCACTTGCACCAATGGAATTTCGTATTGGAATTGGCATCGGAAGATAGTATAATGGAGCTTGCATCCACATCACTTTAGCAAACCCATgtcgtgtaccgccatgagtttgacggggggtgttggaatttagattattagtttttaaattaGTTGTCTTGCGGGCCAAGGATTAATCACTTGCTCATTAAGTTTTAAATTACTTTATTGTTTTAGTCTAGGGTTTGCTTTAGGTTTTCACTATTTAAAGGACTCTTTGTATTTGGTTTTATTTATCAATCAATAAAACAATGCTTTACCGTATACTATTTaacaatatatatgtgtgtgtgcgcgcgtgtGTGTATTCATCATCAACACTTGTGAACACTTGTTCACCGTTGCTTTTGGAACCAAGATGGAAGATAGACTGGCTTGGGGAGCGTCATGCGGTATGATTGAGTACACGATTCCACCGCACCATGCTATTGCATCAACCATAACTTGTGATATATAACAAGTAAAATACCGGGGTATTACTTGTTACTTAGTCACAAAATCTTTGAGTGGTTTGAGACGTATAGATGATTAAAAAatcttcaaattgaatgatttttgcATGTATGATATTTAGATGATTATAAAGAGAATGAACAATTTTGATTATAATATTCGCTTGGTTAAGATACGTTAATCGTAAATGAGAAGACAAGTATGTTCCCCAATGAAAGAAACACAAGCAATATTCTTTGCACATTGAATCGCCTTTGatccaaaagaaaaattctTTAACTAGTGTATTTCCCTAACAACCATTTATCTTAGTGAAACATCCCGAATCTTTATATTTAGCATCAGTACACTTTCGCATTAGCAAGATTttaacctcttttttttttttttgtcatactAAGTTACATTCATTGAATAAAAAGATTAATACAAGGAGAAGAAAACCCAAAAGGCAGTTCACAACCTAAATACAAGAtcaacatgaaaaagaaaatacaatggAAAACACAACAAGAATTTAGAAACAACAAAAAATCCTAAAAATGGAGAGGAAACCAGCAGCCACCACCAAGTCAGCCGATGTGCCTCCATCGCATGGCTACCGCCACCAAGAGAATGAACCAAACAAACCAACTAGATCAACGAAAAATGGGGGTGAGCGAGTCACCCGTGCAATGAGCGCTCCCATAATCCTACTAAATAGTGCTAATTCTACTTTAACAGCCACTCATAACCCAAGGGTGCTGCCGAGGAGAAGCACCCGAGTCGAGTCGCAGCGGTTGGTAGTTGAGGATACACGATGGAAAAAACCGTTGGTGAAAGAAAAGTGCATAAAGGCTGAGACAAATTCAAGAAAATTGAGACAAACCTTAGGAATTGAGACAGAGATCGAGGACAATCAATCCAAAACAGAATAGTTGTATTGAAGTAAAACTCACCATTTACACCGAATCATCACTCAACCGTCTCTCTTTCTCATTCCGTTTCATATTTTTCTCGTCtgcaattttcctttttctatgtCTCATCTGACAAACCAAAAGTGccgcttcattttttttttccctgaaATACTGCCCAAACggaatttaagaaaaaaatctGCAGTCTGAAAGCTTTTTCAAGTTTATGGGATTTTATAATTTCGGAAAAAGAGATAAAGCACACCAAATTAAGTTTTTTCTCCATCTATAATTTTTGGTGCAAAGAgagataatattaaaaaaagaaggTGAGATAGATAAACTGAAAAAATAGGAGAAAGACGATCTGATGCCATTATTTATGGGATTATCCATGACCATTCAATGGTTAAAATTGGACTATAATCTAATGGAGGCCATAATTTATTCATAGGTTTATGGGATTTCAGGTTTGATTGTTATAATCAATATGATATTaggtttttaagttaaaatgGTCTTTAAAGATTGACGCAACTCATTTGGTCCTTGATATTGAAAATCAACAGAATTGGTCCATAAATTTGTCCATTGAttagacaaaaatacccttaatttaacagaaattttcAAGCAATGACCAAAGGAACGACTTATATcgattttcaatctcaatggAAAAAGTGAGGAGTTATATCAGGAACGACTTATATCAACTTTCAATCTCAATGAAAAAAGTGAGGAGCTATGTTAGTTTCAGAGACTATtgtttactaaaaaaaaaccctatgaTATAAGGAGCTATGTTAGTTTCAGAGACTATTGTTTACTAAAAAAAACCCTATGATATAATGGGAACAATCGCACCTGATTGAGAAGGAAAAGCAAACTGAGGGAGGGAGAGACGGGTGAGTGATACTGTGTAAATGGTTTAATACAATTACGTTGACGCGGACATATTGAAATTCGGTAAATTAATCTAATGGTTGAGATCGTGCTGAATGCGAATAAATGCATCGATGTTAAATGTAGAGACTCATGATTCTTtacgaagaaaaaaaacacttcaaaaatcaaactttaaaaaaaaaaaaaaattcatcatctATCATTTAGTAAGAATAAGCATTAAATTGGTCCAGTAAGACAAGACTTTCTACAAAAGCATGCATGGATTCGTATTTTCCCTCTCCTTCTCCAGAATATTTAACTTGTTTGGTCTTAAAATCCACCGTTACCAGTCTTATACTATTCTTACTACTCATGCGGAAGACTTTTTCTCCATTGCCTTTAGAACCAAC includes:
- the LOC126632958 gene encoding EPIDERMAL PATTERNING FACTOR-like protein 2, with the protein product MGISQDFIFCHRNRILCVSILLFLVSSSAHLIFLAEGGKTISGKQTEAAPARVIDENRAGVAVNARQIGSVPPLCERICSACGRCVAVQVPVAPQGNKMRSHGGSSSTSPMNVAYSRGDDITNYKPMSWKCKCGNLLFNP